GCCCAGCACCGTGACGATGAAGCGGCCCAGCCCCGCGCCATACACCGCGCCCGGCGCCTTGCCCATCAGCTCACCCTTCGTGGCAATCATCACCGTGGCCAGCGCGATGAGGGCCACGAAGCCCTCCAGCAGCATGGCCCCGTAGCCCACCGGCTTGCAGTGCGGCTCCCTGTCTATCTGCTTCGACGTGGTGCCCGAGCACACCAGCCCGTGGAAGCCCGAGCACGCCCCGCAGGCGATGGTGACGAAGAGGAACGGGAAGAGCGAGCCCGTGGCCCCGGGCACCTGGAAGCCCGAGAAGGCCGGCTGCTGAATCGACACCTCGCCGGTGAAGCCGCCGTAGAAGATGCCCACCACGCCCACCGCCAGCGCGGCGTAGAGGACGAAGCCGCCCAGGTAGCCGCGCGGCTGCAGCAGCACCCATACCGGCGTGAGCGACGCGACGAAGCAGTAGGCGAGGATGAGCGCGGACCAGCTCTTCGCGTCCATCACCAGCAGCGTGGAGTAGCGCGTGCCCAGCCACACCACCCCCAGCGTGGCCGGAACGAAGATGAGCGTCTGCAGCCACAGCGGCGGCTTGAGGAAGCGGTCCACCAGCCCCATCACCATTGCCAGCAGCAGATAGGCAATCGAGGCGAAGGCCACCGCGCCGCCCGGGTTGAAGCGGAAGGTGATACCCGTCAGCTCCACGTCGCCGCTGACGAAGGTGGACGCGGTGGCGTCCGTGAAGGCGACGATGACGTAGACGAGCGTCACCCAGATGAAGGCCAGCATCGCCACGCCCGCCGTGGGCCCCAGCTGGCCGCGCACCACCTCCGCGATGGACACCCCGCCGTGCCGCACGCTGGCCACCAGCGTGGCGAAGTCATGCATGGCGCCGATGAACACCGAGCCCACGACAATCCACAGCAGCGCCGGCAGCCAGCCGAACTGCTGCGCCGCCAGGATGGGGCCGGCGATGGGGCCCGCCGCGGCGATGGCGCTGAAGTGCTGCCCCAGCAGGTAGAAGGGCTTCGTGGGCACGAAGTCCACGCCGTCCCGCTGCGTGTGCGCGGGCGTGGCCGCCGCGCCGTCCAGGCGGAACTGCCGCTCGATGAAGCCGCCGTAGAAGCGATAGCCGAGGGCCAGCACCGCCAGGAAGGCACCGGCAAGCAGGGGGAGGCTCATGCCCCCAGGCTTTCCCGCACCCAGGCCCCTTGTCAAAACCCCGGCGTCACGGTGCGCCGAGCAGGCAGCCGGAGCAGGCCTCTCGACTCAGCGCGGCGGCGCCCGGGGAGCGAAGAGCCGTGCGCCGGAAGGGGCGAGCGCCATCTCCATGGGCAGGCCATAGAGGGACTCCAGCGCGTCCCGCTCCAGCACCGTGGCGGCCGGGCCCCGCGCGAGCACCTTCCCGTCTCGCAGCAGCAGCACGTGCGTGGCGAAGGCGGCGGCCAGGTTGACGTCGTGCAGCACCGCCACCGCGCCCAGCCCCGCGTCCACGCGCGCGCGCACCCGGGCGAGCGTGCCCACCTGGTGGGCCACGTCGAGGAAGGCGGTGGGCTCGTCCAGCAGCAGCAGCTCCGGCGCCTGCACCAGGCCCCGGGCCAGCAGCAGCATGCGCCGCTCGCCGCCGGAGAGCGCCTCGCCGGGCCGGTCCGCGAGGTAGGCGACGCCCAGCTCCTCCAGCACCGCGCGCGCCAGCGCCACGTCCTTCGCCGAGGGCAGGCCCCACAGCCCCAGGTACGGGCCACGGCCCATCAGCACCAGCTCCAGCCCGCTGAAGCCCTCCGCCGGCTCGAAGGTCTGCGGCACCCACGCCAGCTTCCGGGCCAGCGCGCGAGGCTCCCACTCCGCGCGCTCCTGGCCGAACAGCCGCACCTCGCCGCGCATCCAGGGCACCACGCCGAGCACCGCGCGCAGCAGCGTGCTCTTCCCCGTGCCGTTGGGGCCGAGCACCGCCCACAGCTCGCCGGGGCGCACCTCGCAGTCCACCCCGTGCAGCACGGGGCGCGGACCGTAGCCCGCGTGCAGCGCCCGGGTGACGAGCAGCGGCGTCACGGGGCTATTCCAGCTCCCGCTGTTTGGCCAGCAGCTGGACCTTCATTTTCTTCACCTTCTTCAGCGTGTCCGGGTCGTTGACGTCGCCGGCCGCCTCCACCTCGCTGCGGATGTCCTCATACCGATTGCACCACAGGCCGAGCTGGATGCAGGAGTACTGGGACTCGAGCTTCTTGTAGAGCGCGTTCGCCTCGCGCCACTCGCGCTGGAGCGGCGTGGCTTCCTTCCCGCGAGAAACGACCCGCACCTTCTTCGCCGCTGGCGCACGCTTCACCTGGGCCGGCTTCTGCGTGGGCGCCTCGGGCGAGGGAAGCGGCGCGAGGAGGTCCGAGTCGTCGACGGCAATCGCCTCGGGCGGGCCCGCGGGTTCAGGAGCAGGGGCCGCCGCCTCGGCCACGGGCGCGGGTGCTTCCCCTGCTTTCGGGGCGGCGGCATCGGGGGCGGCCGCAACCTGGGCGGGCTCGACAGCCTCGGAAGGAGCGGCCTCGGGAGGAGCGGCCTCGGGAGGAGCAGCCTCGGTGGGAGCGCCTTCGGTGGGAGCAGCGGCTGAGGGGGCCGTGTCCTCGGTGGGAGCGGCCTGGGAGTCCCCGCCGGCCTTGGAAGCACCCGAGGAGGGGGACGACTTGCGCGTCGGCCCCATGGGCTTCGGCAGCGGAGGGCCGTCCGGAATCCCCTGCTCCAGCCCCATCGACATACGGAGCGCGGGGCTGAGCGCGAGCGTCAGGATGGCCCCCGCCAGCAGGAGCACCACGAGGCCCACGGCCATCACCCCCGTCCCCTTGCGGCTGGAACCGGGGGCCGGTATCGCCGTGCGGCGGGTGTCCTCTCCAGGGCGCCGCGCGCCAGGCTCCGAGCCCGGGCGGACGGGAATGGGAGTGCGGCGCGTCTCCTCATGCGGGGTGAGGGACACGCGGACGTCATCGTCCTCGTCTTCGTCGTCCATCCGCACCGGCGCGGGCGCGGGCGCCGGGCGAATCGCGGCGACGGGGCCCGTGCGGCGCGCGCCCCCCTGCACGGGGATTCCCACGGCGGAGGCGGTGCGCGGCCGGCGAGGCGCGCCCCTCGGGCGGTTCGGCCCGGACTTCTCGTCAGGCTCGTTGGAGGTGCCCTCGACGTCGCGCAGGAGCGCCTCGTCCAGCACCACTCGGGGCTGCGTGGCGTCGTGACGCTGCTGGACGCGCGGGTCCGTGTCGCCATCGCGCGCGACGCGGGGCTGAGTGTCCTCGTGCCGCTCGGTCCGGGACGGACGGGCGAAGCGCGGGTGCGTGTCCACCTCGCCGGGCCGGGACGCATCCTCGGCGTGGCCCATCTGCTCCGGGGTGAGGACAGGCAATTCCGAGTCGGCCCCGCCCTCCGCGCCGCTGTCGGGCGAAGCGCCCCAGGAGGCGTCCTCCTCGGACTCGGCGACACCGGGCACCACGTCCAGCTCGGCCGAGGGCGTGACAGGGGGCGTGCCCCGGGACGGCGTGGAGCCCGGGGGCGGCGCCACCACGGGCATCGCCGTCAGGGACGCGGTGCGCTGCGGAGGAGGCACCGGCGCCGCCACGGCGATGGCGGGCATCATCACCGCGCCCGTGCGCTGCGGAGGCGGTATCCCGGCGGCACGCAGGGCCTGCGACTCGGACGGAGCAGGCGCCGGGGGCGCGACGGGCGGCGGGGCGACGCCCACCGCCGGACGCGGCGGCACCACCGCGGGCGGAGGCGGTGCGCCCACCGCCGGACGCGCCGGCATCATCGCGGGCGCCACGGCGGGCGGCG
The window above is part of the Pyxidicoccus trucidator genome. Proteins encoded here:
- a CDS encoding carbon starvation protein A, which translates into the protein MSLPLLAGAFLAVLALGYRFYGGFIERQFRLDGAAATPAHTQRDGVDFVPTKPFYLLGQHFSAIAAAGPIAGPILAAQQFGWLPALLWIVVGSVFIGAMHDFATLVASVRHGGVSIAEVVRGQLGPTAGVAMLAFIWVTLVYVIVAFTDATASTFVSGDVELTGITFRFNPGGAVAFASIAYLLLAMVMGLVDRFLKPPLWLQTLIFVPATLGVVWLGTRYSTLLVMDAKSWSALILAYCFVASLTPVWVLLQPRGYLGGFVLYAALAVGVVGIFYGGFTGEVSIQQPAFSGFQVPGATGSLFPFLFVTIACGACSGFHGLVCSGTTSKQIDREPHCKPVGYGAMLLEGFVALIALATVMIATKGELMGKAPGAVYGAGLGRFIVTVLGPEYLVIATTFGAMAFSTFVFDTLDVSTRLGRYILQELSNRKGRVAAMVGTAVTCGVPLGFVLLAGSGAWRSFWTLFGTSNQLLASLSLLGICVWLKRTNRPYVYALVPMLFVGAVTLSSLVLLVREALLPASAAAARVNGVVAVVLLALALSLFTAGARALFSRGGPQATAPAV
- a CDS encoding ABC transporter ATP-binding protein translates to MTPLLVTRALHAGYGPRPVLHGVDCEVRPGELWAVLGPNGTGKSTLLRAVLGVVPWMRGEVRLFGQERAEWEPRALARKLAWVPQTFEPAEGFSGLELVLMGRGPYLGLWGLPSAKDVALARAVLEELGVAYLADRPGEALSGGERRMLLLARGLVQAPELLLLDEPTAFLDVAHQVGTLARVRARVDAGLGAVAVLHDVNLAAAFATHVLLLRDGKVLARGPAATVLERDALESLYGLPMEMALAPSGARLFAPRAPPR